The Streptococcus sanguinis genome contains the following window.
CCTTATCATTCTTAGCAAGGGCATCCATTACTTTAGTTGAATCTCCCTTGGAATTTTTAGAAATATATGGTGCCAATTGCTCCATTGTAATTGATGTTACAGTTTCCGGGTCATCCTGCGATCCGATATAAGACTGAATAGCAGTTGCCAACTCACGGTGTTCTGACTGGATACGACTCTTACGAGCGTTATCTTGGAAGGAAGTGAGAGCCGGAACCGCTACAGCTGTGATAATCGCGATA
Protein-coding sequences here:
- a CDS encoding prepilin-type N-terminal cleavage/methylation domain-containing protein, yielding MRNKLQKFRHNLKKKSKGFTLVELIVVIIIIAIITAVAVPALTSFQDNARKSRIQSEHRELATAIQSYIGSQDDPETVTSITMEQLAPYISKNSKGDSTKVMDALAKNDKEPAHKIDGTTLVSTFHPSGAGTDKTKDKTWLYDWRYSGSNTN